The genomic interval TTCCCCGCGGAAGCGGCTGGTTCGCCAGCAGCACGGCGAGGTCGAACATCTCCTCGATCGTGTCGGCGCGAATCACGCCCGCCTGCCGGAAGAGCACGTCGGCGTTCGTATCGCTCTGCGCCGCGTTGAACTCGGGCTCTCCCGCCGCGATATGCGCCCGGGCGACGTCGCGCCCGGCGCGGCTCCGCGCGCTCTTGACGCACAGCACGGGCTTGCGATGCGCGAGCCGGCGGGCGATGCGCGCGAACCGCCGCGCGTTCCCGAAGGTCTCGAGGTACAGGACCGCGATGTCGGTCGACGGGTCCTCCTCCCAGAACTGCAGGAGGTCGTTGCCGGAGACGTCCGCGCGGTTGCCGGCGGAGACGAACGTGGAGAAGCCCAGCCCCCGCTCGGCCGCGTAGTTCAGGATCACGATCCCGAGCGCGGCGGAATGCGCGAAGAAGCCGATTCGTCCGCGGGGCGCCGTCTCCGGCGCGAGGCTCGCGTTCAGGCGCACCTCGGGGTCGGTGTTCATCAGGCCGAGGCAGTTGGGACCGATCAGCCGCGCGCCGTGCGATCGCACGACGTCGACGAGCTCCGCCTGCCGGGCGGCGCCGGCGGGCCCCGACTCGGCGAACCCGGACGTGAGGACGAGGAGCGCCCGCGAGCCGGCGGTGAGCGCCTCGCGGGCGACCTCCAGCACCCCTTCGGCGGGAACCGCGACGATCGCGAGCTCGGGCGCCTCCGGCAGGTCCCGCACGGACGGAAAGGCGCGCACCCCGTGCACGGAGGTCGCCTGCCGGTTGACCGGATAGACCGTCCCCGCGAAATTCCCGCGGAGGATCGCCCGAAAGATCATGCTGCCGATCGCGGCCGGATCGCGGGAGGCGCCGATCACCGCGACCGAGCGCGGCCGGAAGAACGGGAGGAGCGAGTTCGCCGCCGCGACGCGGTCGCGCAGCTCGACGCGCTCGCGGAGCGACGCCGGGCCGCCGACGGGAAAACGCACGTGGACGACGCCCGAGCCCCCGAACGCCTGCACGACCTCGAATCCGGAGTCGCGAAAGACGTTGATCATCGCCTGGTTCTCCGAGAGCACCTCCGCCTCGAACCCGAGGAACCCGTTGGCCGCGGCGATCCCGGCCAGCCGCTCGAGGAGGAGCGTGCTGATCCCGCGTCCCTGGAAGTCGTCGTGGACGAGGAACGCGACCTCCGCCCGTCCGCCGCCGGCGCCCGTCGCGACGTAGTTGCCGAGTCCCGCGATCCGAGGGCTCTCGGCCGGTCCGGCGACCGCGAGAAGACAGAGGCTGTCGCGAGGATCGCCCGCGCACATGGTCACGATCACGGACCGGGAGACTTCCGCGACGGCTCCGAGGAACCGAAGGGCGAGGCTCTGCCGCGACACGGTCCGCATGAACGCCTCGACCGCCGGGATGTCGTCCGGCGTGGCGGTCCGGAGCTGCAGCGTCTGTCCGTCCCGGAGCAGGACGTACTCGGCGAAATGGTCTCCTTCGGGAATGATCCTGAACATCGGACCTCCGGTCACTTCATTTCGAATCGAGCCTCTGCCGCGTGATTCTGGAACGATGCCCGTTCCCTCGGAACGACGCCGAAGCGCGGCGAGGCGCGAGCCCGATCCGCCGTCGCTCTGACGAGCTATGGCGGATTGACCGCCAGCTACGTCGTTCGAGGCAGATGCGCAGTCGATGCTTCGATCCGCCGAAGCCTTGGCGGAGGCGGACGGGATGCGGGTCGGCCGCCGGCCGCAAAGGCGTACCGAAAGCCGTACGTCGAGCGGCCGGCGGGCGGCACGCGCCCGTTCCACCTTCGCTGAAGCTTCGGCGCGATCCTATCGGCATCGACCGGCCCCTACGGCTCGCGCGAGCTCACAACTGATCGCGCCGTAGCTCCGCAGAGCGGAGGCGGACCGCCTCGATGCATCGCCGCGCCCGCTCCTAGAGCCAGTACGGGCGCGCCGCATCGAGCAGCCTTTCGGCGATCTGGCGATTCTTCCGGGCGATCTCCTCCCGGTTGGGAACGGCGTCGGCAGGAAGATCGGGGTCGTGGAGAGCGCGCGGCAGATCGCCTCCGGCCGCGTCGCGCCAGCGTGTCGCCCACTCTTCGGGAAGCCGTTCGGGGATCGGGAGGTCGCGCACGAGGAGACAGAGGATCGACCAGATCCGGGCGGCCGCCGAGAAGGAATACCCCCCTCCGAGGGTGAAGAGCACGCGGCCCGCCGTCAGCTCGTCGGCCAGCGCGAGGATCCGCCGGAAGACCGCCTCGTAGTCGCGCGTCGTGAGCATCAGGTCGGCGAGCGGATCGGCATAGTGGGCGTCGGCTCCCGCCTGGACGACGATCACTGCCGGGCGGAAGTGACGGAGCGCGGCCGGCACGACGGCGTCGAAGACCTCGAGCCAGCTCCTCCCTTCCGTGAACGGCTCGAGCGGCAGATTGAGCTTCAGCCCTCGCCCGACGCCGGAGCCGAGGTCGCGGACCTCGCCGCTCCCGGGGAAGAGGAATTTCCCCGATTCATGGAGGCTGATCGTCATGACTCGGCGGTCGTCGTAGAGGATCTGCTGGACGCCGTCCCCGTGGTGCACGTCGATGTCGACGTAGGCGACCCAGAAGCCCTTCCCCGTCAGCCACTGGATCGCGATCGCGAGGTCGTTGTAGACGCAGAAGCCCGAGGCGAAGTTGCGCTGCGCGTGATGGAGGCCTCCCCCGAGCTGGACGACGCGCCGTTCGTCCCCCTCGACGATCGCGCGGGCCGCCTCGAGCGTCCCCCCGACGTGCCACCGCGCGGCCTCGTCCATCCCGCGGAAGGCCGGCGTGTCGGCCGTGCCGAGGCCGTACTTCGGCGCGTCGGGCACCGCCTCGCCGCGGGAGAGCGCCTCCACGCGGCGCACGTAGTAGTCCTCGTGCACGGCGAGCACGTCTTCGCGCGTGGCCGGGCGCGGCGCGGCGGGGGACACGGGATGGCCGAGCCCGTTCAGCAGGTCGAGCGCCATCTCGACCCGCCGCGGGCTGAAAGGGTGCCGATCGCCGAACGAGTAGCTTCCGTAGGCGGGGTGGTAGATCACCGCGGCCATGGCTTCTCGGGCGGCCACACGACGTCGAACCCGGCGCGCCGCAGCTCCCCGGCGAGGAGGCGCGTCTCGATCGAGCCGACCCGCAGGACCGTCCGGACCCGCTCCGGGCCTTCGGGGTAGGTCAGGACGGAAAGGACGTTCAGGTTCCGGCTGGCGAAGAAGCTCGTCAGCCGCGCCAGCTCTCCCGGAAGGTCCGGCAGCCGGACCTCGAGACGGCCCGACGGCTTGTCGACGCCGGTCATCCGCAGGAGAGCGTCGAGGAGGTCCACGCCCGTGATGATCCCGACGAGCCGGTCGTTCTCGTCCATCACCGGCAGGCACCCGATCTTGCGTTCGCGCATGACGCGCGCGGCGTCCTCCACCGGGTCGGAGGGAGAGGCGGTCAGCGGATCGCGGACCATCACCGAGTCGACCCGGCTGCCGGGCGGGAACGGCGAGGGGACGAGGGCGCTCGTCGCGAGCCTCAGGTCCCGGTCCGTCACGACGCCGACGACGCGCTCGCCGTCGAACACGAGGAGGTGGCGGATCCCCTTCTCGCGCATCATCCGATACCCGTCCTCGAGCGTGGTTTCCGGCGGGACGGCGGCGACCGGACTGCTCATGATGTCCCGGACCAGCATGGCTCTCCTTCAGCCCGCGTTCACTTCACCGAGCCGACCGTGAACCCGGCGATGAACCGGTCGAGGAAGACGTTGTACAGCACCGCGATCGGCAGGGTCGCGATCAGGCAGGCCGCCATGAGCGACCCCCAGTAGTAGACGTCGCCGCGGACCAGGTAGATCGGAACGCCCACGCCGACGGTCTGGTGCGCGGCCGACGAGATGAACGTCAGCGCGTACACGAATTCCTGCATCACGAGGGTGAAGCTGAAGATCACGACCGTCAGGATGCCCGAGACCGAGACCGGGATCACGAGCTTGACGAACACCTGGAATCGCGTCAGCCCGTCCACCATCGCGGCGTCCTCGAGCTCGCGGGGAATCGACTTGAAGAACCCCATGAGGAGCCACGTCGAGAACGGGATCGTGAAGCTCGGATAGACGACGATGATCGCGCCGAGCGTGTCCTGGAGCCCGAGCCACGCGACGATCCGCGAAAGCGGGATGAAGAGGAGCGTCGGCGGCACGAGGTAGGTCAGGAAGATCCCGATCCCGAGCCGCTCCCCCCACCGCCCCGTCAGACGCGCCAGGGCGTAGGCGGCGGGCGCCGCGAGCAGCACGGTGATCGCCACGACGCAGAGTCCCGCGAAGGCGGTGTTGCCGAGCCAGCGGAGGAACAGCGTCTCCCGAAAGAGGTACTTGAGGTGCTCGAGCGTCGGCGGCTGGTTGAAGATGAACGGGTTGTTCTTCAGGTCGTAGAGGTCCCCCGTCCTCTTGAACGACGTGATCAGCATCCAGTAGAACGGGAACGCCAGGAGGATCCCGAAGACCGCGAGCGTCCCCCACCGGACGCCGGTCGCGGCCGCCCGCCTCGCCCGCAGCCCGCCGATCACGTCACTTCCGCGCGCCGCGCGGTCCGGAGCATCAGCCAGGCGATGACGACGAGGAGCGGGACGAGGAAAATCGAGATGGCCGCCCCCTCGGCGAGGTCGCCGCCGAGGATGCCCGTGAAGAACGCGAGCGACGGGACGACCTGCGTCGTGTCGTACGGGCCGCCGCGGGTGAGGATGTAGATCACGGTCATGTCGGTGAACGTGAAGACGACCCCGAAGAGGACCGCGACGTTGATGATCGGGAGCATCATCGGGATCTCGATCTGGAAGAGGCGCCGGAAGAATCTCGCCCCGTCGACTTCCGCCGCCTCGGGGATGTCCTTCGGAATCGCGGTCCATCCCGCGAGGATGATCACCGTCGCGAACGGGAGCATCCGCCAGGTGTGCACGAGGATCACCGAGAGCATGGCGAGCTTCGGCTCGCCGAGCCACATGGGGGGAGAGAACGCGTTGACGAGGTGCAGGCGGACGAGGACCCAGTTGATCACGCTGTAGAGGGAGTCGAGGATCCATTTCCAGCCGATCGAGCCGATCGACACGGGAGCCACCCAGGGAAGGAGGATCAGGAAGCGCACGAAGTGGCGGCCGCGAAAGGCGTCCTTCAGCGCGAGCGCCAGGATCGTCGCGCCGACCAGCACCAGGACCTGCGACGCGACCGTGAAGACGAACGAGTTCCGGAGCGCCGTCAGGAAGGCGGGGTTCTGGAGCACGGACCGGATGTTGCGGAGCCCGACGAAATGGTATCCGCGGCTTCCGACCTTGACGTCGCCGACGCTGTAGAGGAACGCGAGGACGAAGGGAACGCCCACGAGCGCGAGGACGTACAGCATCGCGGGGAGGAGCATCGCCGGGCCGAGCCAGCGCTGGCGCTTGCGACTCACCCCGGCGGCGCCTTCCATCACATCACGGCGTCGGTTTCGCGGTCGAAGAGATAGGCGCGGTTCATGTCGAACCAGAGATCGACCTGCTCCCCGGGCCGGATCGCCGCGTGAACCTCGGTCTCCATCAGAAAGGAGCCGATGGGGCTCCCGGCCGTGACGATCGCGCGGTGGCCGAGCGGTTCGACGAACTCGATCGATGCCGGGACTTTCGCGGGCATCCCGAGCGCGGCCCACGCGGAGTCCGAGATGGGGCGGCCGCTCGCGGCGAGCGAGATGTGCTCGGGTCGGATCCCGAGGTAGACCTTCCGGCCCACCGAGCCCGAAAGATCCGTCCGCGGGAGCGGGAGGCGCACGCCGCCGCCGAGCAGGACCGCGCTCCCGGACGGGTCCGCGGCGATTTCCCCCTCGAAGAAGTTCATCGGGGGGCTCCCGATGAAGCCCGCGACGAAGCGGGA from Thermoanaerobaculia bacterium carries:
- a CDS encoding GNAT family N-acetyltransferase, which codes for MFRIIPEGDHFAEYVLLRDGQTLQLRTATPDDIPAVEAFMRTVSRQSLALRFLGAVAEVSRSVIVTMCAGDPRDSLCLLAVAGPAESPRIAGLGNYVATGAGGGRAEVAFLVHDDFQGRGISTLLLERLAGIAAANGFLGFEAEVLSENQAMINVFRDSGFEVVQAFGGSGVVHVRFPVGGPASLRERVELRDRVAAANSLLPFFRPRSVAVIGASRDPAAIGSMIFRAILRGNFAGTVYPVNRQATSVHGVRAFPSVRDLPEAPELAIVAVPAEGVLEVAREALTAGSRALLVLTSGFAESGPAGAARQAELVDVVRSHGARLIGPNCLGLMNTDPEVRLNASLAPETAPRGRIGFFAHSAALGIVILNYAAERGLGFSTFVSAGNRADVSGNDLLQFWEEDPSTDIAVLYLETFGNARRFARIARRLAHRKPVLCVKSARSRAGRDVARAHIAAGEPEFNAAQSDTNADVLFRQAGVIRADTIEEMFDLAVLLANQPLPRG
- a CDS encoding acetoin utilization protein AcuC, with amino-acid sequence MAAVIYHPAYGSYSFGDRHPFSPRRVEMALDLLNGLGHPVSPAAPRPATREDVLAVHEDYYVRRVEALSRGEAVPDAPKYGLGTADTPAFRGMDEAARWHVGGTLEAARAIVEGDERRVVQLGGGLHHAQRNFASGFCVYNDLAIAIQWLTGKGFWVAYVDIDVHHGDGVQQILYDDRRVMTISLHESGKFLFPGSGEVRDLGSGVGRGLKLNLPLEPFTEGRSWLEVFDAVVPAALRHFRPAVIVVQAGADAHYADPLADLMLTTRDYEAVFRRILALADELTAGRVLFTLGGGYSFSAAARIWSILCLLVRDLPIPERLPEEWATRWRDAAGGDLPRALHDPDLPADAVPNREEIARKNRQIAERLLDAARPYWL
- a CDS encoding CBS and ACT domain-containing protein, coding for MLVRDIMSSPVAAVPPETTLEDGYRMMREKGIRHLLVFDGERVVGVVTDRDLRLATSALVPSPFPPGSRVDSVMVRDPLTASPSDPVEDAARVMRERKIGCLPVMDENDRLVGIITGVDLLDALLRMTGVDKPSGRLEVRLPDLPGELARLTSFFASRNLNVLSVLTYPEGPERVRTVLRVGSIETRLLAGELRRAGFDVVWPPEKPWPR
- a CDS encoding carbohydrate ABC transporter permease, which produces MIGGLRARRAAATGVRWGTLAVFGILLAFPFYWMLITSFKRTGDLYDLKNNPFIFNQPPTLEHLKYLFRETLFLRWLGNTAFAGLCVVAITVLLAAPAAYALARLTGRWGERLGIGIFLTYLVPPTLLFIPLSRIVAWLGLQDTLGAIIVVYPSFTIPFSTWLLMGFFKSIPRELEDAAMVDGLTRFQVFVKLVIPVSVSGILTVVIFSFTLVMQEFVYALTFISSAAHQTVGVGVPIYLVRGDVYYWGSLMAACLIATLPIAVLYNVFLDRFIAGFTVGSVK
- a CDS encoding sugar ABC transporter permease; protein product: MEGAAGVSRKRQRWLGPAMLLPAMLYVLALVGVPFVLAFLYSVGDVKVGSRGYHFVGLRNIRSVLQNPAFLTALRNSFVFTVASQVLVLVGATILALALKDAFRGRHFVRFLILLPWVAPVSIGSIGWKWILDSLYSVINWVLVRLHLVNAFSPPMWLGEPKLAMLSVILVHTWRMLPFATVIILAGWTAIPKDIPEAAEVDGARFFRRLFQIEIPMMLPIINVAVLFGVVFTFTDMTVIYILTRGGPYDTTQVVPSLAFFTGILGGDLAEGAAISIFLVPLLVVIAWLMLRTARRAEVT
- a CDS encoding TOBE domain-containing protein is translated as ARAIVREPSLFLFDEPLSNLDAKLRVYMRTELKRLHRDIRSTMIYVTHDQVEAMTMADRIVIMNNGKIQQIGTPLEVYDTPASRFVAGFIGSPPMNFFEGEIAADPSGSAVLLGGGVRLPLPRTDLSGSVGRKVYLGIRPEHISLAASGRPISDSAWAALGMPAKVPASIEFVEPLGHRAIVTAGSPIGSFLMETEVHAAIRPGEQVDLWFDMNRAYLFDRETDAVM